The Desulfolucanica intricata genome contains the following window.
TAAAATTGCACCACAGACGGCGCACCAGGGTGTTATCGCCATGGTGGCTGCAAAAGGGTATGTGGACTTGGAAGATATCTGCTCCGGTGCTGCCCCGGAGGACCCTTTTATTATATTGCTGGATGAAATTACTGATCCGCATAACCTGGGTGCAATTATTCGTACCGCCGATGCTGCCGGTGTACATGGAGTGGTTGTTCCCCGGCGGCGCTCTGCTGCTTTAACTGCTACTGTAGCAAAATCATCAGCCGGTGCTGTTGAGTATGTACCGGTGGCCAGGGTAACTAACATTGTTCAGGCTATTAAAACTTTGCAGGCCAAGGGTATATGGGTTGTTGGTGCAGATATGGCCGGGGACAAATTGTATTGGGATGCACCTCTAAACGGGCCGATTGCCCTTGTAATAGGCGGGGAAGGAAAAGGGCTGGGTCGCCTGGTGAAGGATAGTTGTGATTTTCTGGTGCGGTTACCTATGAAGGGCAATGTCAACTCTTTGAATGCTTCTGTCGCTGCAGCGCTTCTGGCTTACGAGGTGGTTCACCAGAGGAGTCAGAAATAAAAATGAAAGATTATTTGCTTGTTGACGGTTACAACGTAATCTATTCCTGGCCCGAATTGGAGAAACTATCTAATTCAAATCTTGAGCATGCCAGATTTAAGTTGATTGAAATTCTTTGTAATCATGCGGCCTTAACAGGACAAAAGATTAAAGTTGTTTTTGATGCCCACCAGGTTAAAAACTCTACCGGAAGCCATGAACGGGTCAGTGGAATTGATGTATTGTATACTCAGCAGGGTGAAACTGCAGATGCGTTAATTGAGCGTATTTCGGGGGAACTGACCCGGAAAGGTACTGTTTATGTGGTAACTTCCGACTGGGAGGAGCAGCGTACAATATTTGGGCGGGGAGCTTACCGGATGACCCCTAAAGAACTCTGGTCACAAGTATGTAAAGCTCGAAAAGACATTCAATATCCATATAGTAAAACAGTTCCTACAGAAGGTTATCTGGAGAATCGCCTGGTGGGTGATATTCGGGCAGTTTTAGAACGATGGCGTCGAAAAAAGGATTAGGTTGGAATATACTGTACCCGGTTTTTAATCTTGACTAGTTAATTTACTATACGGTATAATGACTAGAGTATTAGTGGCTTAATGTTTTTATACAGGATATATCAATTGTCTGGGTTTTATGTCCCGGACATTAATTGTTAATGCAACAATTGTCGTTATTTGTTGTTTGTTGTTTGTTGTTTGTGTTTTGTTGTTGTGTGGGAAAAGCTCTATGGAAGCGAGGGGTAAGAGTGAGTATTATTGCACAAAGAGAAGAAGTTTGCAGTTTCGAGGTAATGATTGACGAAGAAGTTGTGGAATATGCTCGGGAAGGTGACAATGCTGCACTGGAATACTTAATAAATAAGTATAAAAACTTTGTGCGTGCAAAAGCCCGCTCGTATTTTTTGATTGGGGCAGATCGCGAAGATATCATTCAGGAAGGAATGATTGGCTTATATAAAGCTATTCGGGACTTCCGTATGGACAAGTTATCTTCTTTTAGGGCTTTTGCTGAGTTGTGTATAACAAGACAGATTATTACTGCTATAAAAACAGCAACCAGGCAAAAGCATATACCGCTTAATTCTTATGTTTCCCTAAATAAACCTATCTATGATGAGGATTCGGATCGAACCTTATTGGACGTTATATCAGGTTCAAAGATTACTGATCCGGAAGAATTAATTATCAGTAGGGAAGAGTTTGATGATATTGAAGAAAAAATGGGTGAGATTTTAAGTTCATTGGAGTGGAAAGTACTCATGTCTTATCTGGAGGGTAAATCCTATCAGGAGATAGCTGAAGATCTAAAAAGGCATGTAAAATCGATTGATAATGCTTTACAGCGTGTAAAAAGAAAGTTGGAGAGGTATTTAGAAAAAAGGGAAGTGTAGGAATCCGGTCGTAGATTTTCTTACTTTCCAAAATGTTTCAGTAGAATATGTGTTGACTTTTATCGCAGTTTTTGTTAATATTAATATTGCGTTCAGGGCTATGGCTTGAACGTGATAAGCTGGCGTAGCTCAATTGGCAGAGCAGCTGACTTGTAATCAGCAGG
Protein-coding sequences here:
- the rlmB gene encoding 23S rRNA (guanosine(2251)-2'-O)-methyltransferase RlmB; amino-acid sequence: MKGWNELGDVIVGRNPVREALRAKRPINKVLFARGKFAGALQEIFALAKEGGIPVQQVERAYLDKIAPQTAHQGVIAMVAAKGYVDLEDICSGAAPEDPFIILLDEITDPHNLGAIIRTADAAGVHGVVVPRRRSAALTATVAKSSAGAVEYVPVARVTNIVQAIKTLQAKGIWVVGADMAGDKLYWDAPLNGPIALVIGGEGKGLGRLVKDSCDFLVRLPMKGNVNSLNASVAAALLAYEVVHQRSQK
- the sigH gene encoding RNA polymerase sporulation sigma factor SigH; translated protein: MSIIAQREEVCSFEVMIDEEVVEYAREGDNAALEYLINKYKNFVRAKARSYFLIGADREDIIQEGMIGLYKAIRDFRMDKLSSFRAFAELCITRQIITAIKTATRQKHIPLNSYVSLNKPIYDEDSDRTLLDVISGSKITDPEELIISREEFDDIEEKMGEILSSLEWKVLMSYLEGKSYQEIAEDLKRHVKSIDNALQRVKRKLERYLEKREV
- a CDS encoding NYN domain-containing protein; this encodes MKDYLLVDGYNVIYSWPELEKLSNSNLEHARFKLIEILCNHAALTGQKIKVVFDAHQVKNSTGSHERVSGIDVLYTQQGETADALIERISGELTRKGTVYVVTSDWEEQRTIFGRGAYRMTPKELWSQVCKARKDIQYPYSKTVPTEGYLENRLVGDIRAVLERWRRKKD